A part of Myxococcus landrumus genomic DNA contains:
- a CDS encoding outer membrane lipoprotein-sorting protein codes for MLASTLRILPVLALLVSPALAGADPATKPSPEEVLRLIDERMSFQSDYRGTVRLRELRKDGTENLIELEVYRRDTTRDLLIYVTKPRHLAGGGYLRMGRNLWEYEPSTGQWQRTTQRGNIISTVSCEEDFDRSRLAENYDAKDEGEDVVKGVAFRKLHLTAKEGAQPSYLQLRIWVDPSFNIVKRVGYAPSGRVLRTDIIRSYQAVKDPAAGKVVYPYKEVLEVEEASGSQFTVRYDNVTLQPLSPNMFTKTWLEGRFR; via the coding sequence ATGCTCGCATCGACGCTCCGCATCCTGCCCGTCCTCGCCCTGCTTGTTTCTCCCGCGCTGGCGGGGGCCGACCCCGCGACGAAGCCGTCTCCGGAGGAGGTCCTGCGTCTCATCGACGAGCGCATGTCCTTCCAGAGTGACTACCGGGGGACGGTGCGGCTTCGGGAGCTGCGCAAGGACGGGACGGAGAACCTCATTGAGCTGGAGGTCTACCGGCGCGACACGACCCGGGACCTGCTCATCTACGTCACCAAGCCGCGCCACCTGGCCGGCGGCGGGTACCTGCGCATGGGGCGCAACCTCTGGGAGTACGAGCCCTCGACGGGGCAGTGGCAGCGGACGACCCAGCGCGGAAACATCATCAGCACGGTGTCCTGCGAGGAGGACTTCGACCGCTCCCGGCTCGCGGAGAATTACGACGCGAAGGATGAGGGCGAGGATGTCGTCAAGGGCGTCGCCTTCCGGAAGCTCCACCTCACCGCGAAGGAAGGCGCCCAGCCGTCCTATCTCCAACTGCGCATCTGGGTTGACCCGTCCTTCAACATCGTCAAGCGCGTGGGGTACGCGCCCTCGGGCCGCGTCCTGCGCACGGACATCATTCGCAGCTATCAAGCGGTGAAGGACCCCGCGGCGGGCAAGGTCGTCTATCCGTACAAGGAAGTGCTGGAGGTCGAAGAGGCCTCGGGCTCGCAGTTCACCGTGCGCTACGACAACGTGACGTTGCAGCCCCTGAGCCCGAACATGTTCACCAAGACGTGGCTGGAGGGGCGCTTCCGCTGA
- a CDS encoding ABC transporter permease: MFVLFQMALRNLRAHRERALLLFLVVAGASGVLVMSMALTAGVASAHRQATTTFLSGEVNVGGYFKVHPDSVAPVMGASGRVREVITPLVPEGCHLRERGRGRATVGVARRRYSSFLVSLDVAAEKQALDAILMKEGQLGALARPRTIVLSTAMAERLKVGVGDMATLFTESIGTLRRNALDVEVVAIMQGAGLLGSSSGILISNATLGELQGYRAGAAGVLQLECLTDASGGRDPNAVGDTWRQALRTAGFEVLPALNKAYGDKLAPMLREGWRGQRLDVSTWEDESWFLRFITDGLGALTVVLGLIVLAVVVVGLFMAQSVAVRERTREIGTLRAMGLQRPLVAVLFMTEGLLLGAVGSVCGAAAALGACVLLRDAVPLPGPLVDFFFSPHLPLSPSLGSAVVAVVLVTFCASLAVLVPSLRAAWLSPRSAMESL, from the coding sequence ATGTTCGTCTTGTTCCAGATGGCGTTGCGGAACCTCCGCGCCCACCGTGAGCGGGCGCTGTTGTTGTTCCTGGTGGTGGCCGGGGCCAGTGGCGTGTTGGTGATGTCGATGGCCCTGACGGCGGGGGTGGCCTCCGCGCATCGACAGGCCACCACCACGTTCCTGAGTGGCGAGGTCAACGTCGGGGGCTACTTCAAGGTCCATCCCGACAGCGTGGCCCCGGTGATGGGGGCCTCGGGGCGGGTGCGCGAGGTCATCACCCCGCTCGTTCCCGAGGGCTGCCACCTGCGCGAGCGGGGACGCGGCCGCGCCACGGTCGGTGTGGCCCGCAGGCGCTACTCCTCCTTCCTCGTCTCATTGGACGTGGCCGCCGAGAAGCAGGCGCTCGACGCCATCCTCATGAAGGAGGGGCAGCTCGGCGCGCTCGCCCGGCCCAGGACCATCGTGCTCTCCACGGCCATGGCCGAGCGCCTGAAGGTGGGCGTGGGCGACATGGCCACGCTCTTCACGGAGTCGATCGGGACGCTGCGGCGCAACGCGCTGGACGTGGAGGTGGTGGCCATCATGCAGGGCGCGGGGCTGCTGGGGAGCTCGTCGGGCATCCTCATCTCGAACGCCACCCTGGGGGAGCTGCAGGGCTATCGCGCCGGCGCCGCCGGAGTGTTGCAGCTCGAGTGTCTCACCGACGCCAGCGGGGGACGGGACCCGAACGCCGTGGGAGATACGTGGCGACAGGCGTTGCGCACCGCGGGCTTCGAGGTGCTGCCCGCGTTGAACAAGGCCTATGGCGACAAGCTCGCTCCGATGTTGCGCGAGGGCTGGCGAGGGCAGCGGCTGGACGTCTCCACGTGGGAGGATGAGTCCTGGTTCTTGCGCTTCATCACGGATGGGCTGGGGGCGCTGACGGTGGTGCTGGGCCTCATCGTGCTCGCGGTGGTCGTGGTGGGGCTCTTCATGGCGCAGAGTGTCGCGGTGCGTGAGCGGACGCGGGAGATTGGGACCCTGCGCGCCATGGGGTTGCAGCGTCCGCTGGTGGCGGTGCTCTTCATGACGGAGGGCCTGCTGTTGGGGGCGGTGGGCTCGGTGTGCGGAGCCGCGGCGGCGCTGGGCGCGTGTGTGTTGCTGCGCGACGCCGTTCCCCTTCCGGGGCCGCTGGTCGACTTCTTCTTCAGTCCCCACCTGCCGCTCTCGCCCAGCTTGGGGAGTGCGGTGGTCGCCGTGGTGCTCGTCACGTTCTGTGCGTCGCTCGCGGTGTTGGTACCCTCGCTCCGAGCTGCCTGGCTGTCCCCTCGTTCCGCCATGGAGTCGCTGTGA
- a CDS encoding FtsX-like permease family protein — protein sequence MVGLLAAGSATLLTLGFAFLAGIEEGTRHSLIESGTGHLQLYHSKSEGKPTVVMDHGDPPELQPLPEFSSIEARLKTVEGVREVVPMEVGWSSVFRGNYLDEKLAVVRSVAREPASASRDARLGRLAAELEQTLKEVVRDDGRRAEAFSFLGEAEAREDQRALEEVGTPEFWARFRAAPLEVLEYLENRVARQVGEGESTGMEYVASDLEQFPRAFPRFELVSGSLPPPGQRGLLLGQGLYEQHFKIPVAAILDEVQRERKSGATFAQDEALRTRAARCLTELPDLLARLDAERSRSLVAVLAKLLGHDGALDVLLREFLTLTDENFDARYEQFQRELAPLLPLYRVRPGDTLVVMGTEGAFGRINVPVKVWGTFRFRGLGGDASRVNTLGLMDLVTARYLSGRRISSEVAEVRRDVESLGMAQPLVTGDLALQPAGVVEAEAAPVTPVSPEAPVPTSPEAWPEHFTAVEQRGVSVLQAALVLAPDAEPEAVAARIDAMASQEGLPLATVDWSVAGGLLAGGVGIARVVLLAVAALMSLFIVLVSASTLLLLARERVGEVGTMRALGMQRWQVFQVLLTEGLVLGVVGAGVGLGLGAAVLALLVGDGVGIQDESLQFFMGGTVLKPRLTAGGVVGIGVGVLAVVVAAALVPAWRGGKVSPIVAMLKRED from the coding sequence GTGGTCGGCCTCCTCGCGGCGGGGAGCGCGACCCTGCTCACCCTGGGGTTCGCCTTCCTGGCCGGCATCGAGGAGGGGACCCGGCACAGCCTCATCGAGAGTGGGACGGGGCACCTCCAGCTCTATCACTCCAAGTCTGAAGGCAAGCCCACGGTGGTGATGGACCACGGTGACCCGCCGGAGCTCCAGCCCCTGCCGGAGTTCTCCTCCATCGAGGCGCGCCTGAAGACCGTGGAGGGCGTGCGCGAGGTGGTCCCCATGGAGGTGGGGTGGAGCTCGGTGTTTCGGGGCAACTACCTGGATGAAAAGCTGGCGGTGGTGCGCTCCGTGGCTCGCGAGCCGGCCTCCGCGTCGCGTGATGCACGGCTGGGGCGGCTGGCGGCGGAGCTGGAGCAGACGCTGAAGGAAGTCGTGCGCGATGACGGCCGCCGCGCGGAGGCCTTCTCGTTCCTGGGCGAGGCGGAGGCGCGCGAGGACCAGCGGGCGTTGGAAGAAGTCGGGACGCCCGAGTTCTGGGCCCGCTTCCGCGCCGCGCCCCTGGAGGTGCTGGAGTACCTGGAGAACCGCGTCGCCCGGCAGGTGGGAGAGGGCGAGTCGACGGGTATGGAGTACGTGGCCTCGGACCTGGAGCAGTTTCCCCGCGCCTTTCCTCGCTTCGAGCTGGTCAGCGGAAGCCTGCCGCCCCCTGGACAACGCGGCCTGCTGCTGGGGCAGGGGCTCTACGAGCAGCACTTCAAGATTCCCGTCGCGGCAATACTCGACGAGGTCCAACGCGAGCGGAAGTCGGGGGCCACCTTCGCCCAGGACGAAGCGCTGCGCACCCGGGCGGCACGCTGCCTGACGGAGCTGCCAGACCTGCTGGCGAGGCTCGACGCGGAGCGCTCCCGCTCCCTGGTCGCGGTGCTCGCGAAGCTCCTGGGACATGACGGCGCGTTGGACGTGCTGCTGCGCGAGTTCCTCACGCTGACCGACGAGAACTTCGACGCGCGCTACGAGCAGTTCCAGCGAGAGCTGGCGCCGTTGCTCCCCTTGTACCGGGTCCGGCCTGGGGACACGTTGGTCGTGATGGGCACGGAAGGGGCGTTCGGCCGCATCAACGTGCCGGTGAAGGTGTGGGGCACGTTCCGCTTCCGGGGGCTCGGCGGAGACGCCAGCCGGGTGAACACGCTGGGGCTGATGGACCTGGTGACGGCGAGGTACCTCTCGGGGCGACGCATCTCCTCCGAGGTGGCGGAGGTCCGCCGGGACGTGGAGTCGCTGGGAATGGCCCAGCCGCTGGTGACGGGAGACCTCGCGCTCCAGCCGGCGGGGGTCGTCGAGGCGGAGGCGGCGCCGGTGACGCCCGTGAGCCCGGAGGCGCCTGTCCCGACGTCCCCGGAGGCGTGGCCCGAGCACTTCACGGCCGTCGAGCAGCGGGGCGTCAGCGTGCTCCAGGCCGCGCTGGTGCTGGCGCCGGACGCGGAGCCGGAGGCGGTGGCGGCTCGCATCGACGCCATGGCCTCACAGGAAGGGCTCCCGCTGGCCACGGTGGACTGGTCCGTGGCGGGAGGGCTGCTGGCGGGAGGCGTTGGCATCGCGCGCGTGGTGTTGCTGGCCGTCGCCGCGCTGATGTCGCTCTTCATCGTGTTGGTCTCCGCCTCCACGCTGTTGCTGCTGGCGCGGGAGCGCGTGGGCGAGGTCGGGACGATGCGTGCGCTGGGCATGCAGCGGTGGCAGGTCTTCCAGGTGCTCCTGACCGAGGGGCTGGTGCTGGGCGTGGTGGGTGCGGGCGTGGGGTTGGGGTTGGGGGCGGCGGTGCTCGCGCTGCTCGTGGGAGACGGCGTGGGGATTCAGGATGAGTCGCTCCAGTTCTTCATGGGAGGCACGGTGTTGAAGCCGCGGCTGACCGCTGGAGGCGTGGTGGGGATTGGCGTGGGGGTGCTCGCGGTCGTGGTGGCCGCGGCCCTGGTGCCCGCATGGCGCGGCGGCAAGGTCTCTCCCATCGTGGCGATGCTGAAGAGGGAGGACTGA
- a CDS encoding class I SAM-dependent methyltransferase: MPTSSSPSLAQSLHTWARNASNESALLQTSLSLGLFKALPHEPTAAPLSVEALAHQLGASVRGIRALLELLLCMGLVRMDDARGYSLSSSTAALLADAGFLARLQAELPWWHPMGRLDEALQHGGPVVEDPDRWDVLGHYRELFLDPTKVCASPEAEDFFDRFARGAARTQLLITAGRLGLLDLLASGPHSLTQLGTATKLSLEGLRVMVEVLATMGLLREEAGAWGLSAEARPLLEGKALAYLVRALSVSSRYWEALGRLDETVRTEHFILDLKDPETSRRFYADNSQQITAVFATHFQLGRKAVETLAQVRPLERAQVLDIGTGSGVWGAAFARSTPTTHVTYFDQDVVLEQVRANLERLKVAERARFWPGDLLTHDFGEQAFDVIVLPQVLNVLRPESLPGLFARVARALKPDGVLLIAEYVLNERRDGPLEHLYFGLRRFMTNEGDLLSASEYAHLLKDVGLTASVCIPLPTQELILATRSGIPLPTRLAA; encoded by the coding sequence ATGCCGACGTCGTCGAGCCCCTCCCTCGCGCAGTCTCTCCACACCTGGGCACGCAATGCGTCCAACGAGTCCGCATTGCTCCAGACCTCGCTCAGCCTCGGCCTCTTCAAGGCCCTCCCGCATGAGCCCACGGCGGCCCCTCTCTCCGTGGAGGCACTCGCGCACCAGCTTGGCGCTTCCGTGCGAGGAATCCGCGCGCTCCTGGAGCTGCTGCTCTGCATGGGCCTGGTGCGCATGGATGACGCGAGGGGCTACTCGCTGTCCTCCTCGACCGCGGCGCTCCTGGCTGACGCTGGCTTCCTCGCGAGGCTCCAGGCGGAGCTCCCCTGGTGGCACCCGATGGGGCGGCTCGACGAGGCGCTCCAACACGGTGGCCCCGTGGTGGAGGACCCGGACCGATGGGATGTCCTCGGGCACTACCGGGAGTTGTTCCTCGACCCGACGAAGGTCTGCGCTTCGCCCGAGGCCGAGGACTTCTTCGACCGCTTCGCCCGAGGCGCCGCGCGCACGCAACTGCTCATCACCGCCGGGAGGCTGGGGCTCCTGGACCTGCTGGCCTCCGGTCCCCACTCCCTGACGCAGCTCGGCACGGCCACGAAGCTGAGCCTGGAGGGACTGCGCGTGATGGTGGAGGTGCTGGCGACGATGGGACTCCTGCGCGAAGAGGCCGGCGCCTGGGGACTCTCGGCGGAGGCGCGCCCCCTGCTGGAGGGCAAGGCGCTGGCCTACCTGGTCCGGGCACTCTCCGTGTCGTCGCGGTACTGGGAGGCCCTGGGTCGGCTGGATGAGACGGTGCGCACCGAGCACTTCATCCTGGACCTGAAGGACCCGGAGACGAGCCGGCGCTTCTACGCGGACAACTCGCAGCAAATCACCGCGGTGTTCGCCACCCACTTCCAGCTCGGCCGCAAGGCGGTCGAGACGCTCGCGCAGGTCCGCCCCCTGGAGCGCGCCCAGGTGTTGGACATCGGGACGGGCTCGGGCGTGTGGGGCGCGGCGTTCGCGAGGTCCACGCCCACGACGCACGTCACCTACTTCGACCAGGACGTCGTCCTGGAGCAGGTGCGCGCCAACCTGGAGCGCCTCAAGGTCGCCGAGCGCGCGCGCTTCTGGCCAGGAGACCTGCTCACCCACGACTTCGGTGAACAGGCGTTCGACGTCATCGTCCTTCCCCAGGTGCTCAACGTCCTGAGGCCAGAGAGCCTGCCCGGACTCTTCGCCCGCGTCGCCCGAGCGCTGAAGCCCGACGGGGTGTTGCTCATCGCGGAGTACGTGCTGAACGAGCGCCGCGATGGTCCCCTGGAGCACCTCTACTTCGGCCTGCGGCGCTTCATGACCAACGAAGGCGACCTGCTGTCCGCCTCCGAGTACGCGCACCTCTTGAAGGACGTGGGGCTGACCGCCTCGGTCTGCATCCCCCTTCCGACGCAGGAGCTGATTCTCGCCACGCGCTCGGGCATTCCACTGCCCACCCGGCTCGCGGCCTGA
- a CDS encoding methyltransferase family protein, producing the protein MSQAPSTSFVQHLNFLARDASNESAALQAAVSLGLLNPLGATPVPLSELARRLGANVRGVRSVIEPLVALGFVTLEEGRGYSLPESTAAFLSDASFMSRLKENHDGWHAVALLPQAVRTGADVEGRDVLGWYRALFLEPQVSAPNARAEDFFDRSARNFARTQALVTAAELGLLERWVKGPGSLDALAEALGVPARSLEVLVKVLATMGIAQEVEGTWAFTEDAARMLDANSLPYFQRALPATMAYWEALGHLDEAVREQRFRLDLRDPQTARRIYQENASRISGIFASHLRLSRKAAELVRGMRSLAGARVLDVGTGSGVWGAAFGLADPSTHVTFLDSPHVLDAVRPHLAKLKLEARSRLWEGDCLSVDYGEAAYDVILLPQIIPALPSESLPGFFAKLARALRPGGVLLISGYLLTDRRDGPLDALYFALRRYVSNEGDVLSMPEFRALLNPVGLTSARGFDLPIQQVVVAHRGEHAWPEGAA; encoded by the coding sequence ATGTCCCAGGCTCCCTCGACCTCCTTCGTCCAGCACCTCAACTTCCTCGCGAGGGATGCGAGCAACGAATCCGCGGCGCTCCAGGCCGCGGTCTCGCTGGGGCTCCTGAACCCGCTGGGCGCCACACCGGTGCCGCTGTCGGAGCTGGCGCGGCGGCTCGGCGCCAACGTGCGCGGGGTCCGCTCCGTCATCGAGCCCCTGGTCGCGCTGGGCTTCGTGACGCTGGAGGAGGGACGCGGCTACTCGCTCCCCGAGTCCACCGCGGCGTTCCTGTCCGACGCGTCCTTCATGTCGAGGCTGAAGGAGAACCACGACGGGTGGCACGCGGTGGCCCTGTTGCCCCAAGCCGTGCGGACCGGCGCGGACGTGGAGGGACGGGACGTGCTCGGGTGGTATCGCGCGCTGTTCCTCGAGCCCCAGGTGTCCGCGCCGAACGCGCGAGCGGAGGACTTCTTCGACCGCTCCGCGCGCAACTTCGCGCGCACGCAAGCGCTGGTGACGGCGGCCGAGCTGGGGTTGCTCGAGCGGTGGGTGAAGGGACCGGGTTCGCTCGACGCGCTGGCGGAGGCGTTGGGCGTGCCAGCGCGGTCGCTCGAGGTGCTGGTGAAGGTGCTCGCGACGATGGGCATCGCGCAAGAGGTGGAAGGCACATGGGCCTTCACGGAGGACGCGGCGAGGATGCTGGATGCGAACAGCCTCCCGTACTTCCAGCGCGCGCTGCCCGCCACCATGGCCTACTGGGAGGCGCTGGGGCATCTGGATGAAGCGGTGCGGGAGCAGCGCTTCCGGTTGGACTTGAGAGACCCGCAGACCGCGCGCCGCATCTACCAGGAGAACGCCTCACGCATCTCCGGCATCTTCGCGTCGCACCTGCGCCTGAGTCGCAAGGCGGCGGAGCTGGTGCGCGGCATGCGCTCGCTCGCGGGCGCGCGGGTGCTGGACGTGGGGACGGGCTCGGGCGTGTGGGGCGCGGCCTTCGGTCTGGCGGACCCCTCCACGCACGTCACCTTCCTGGACTCGCCCCATGTGCTGGACGCCGTGCGCCCTCACCTGGCGAAGCTGAAGCTGGAGGCGCGCTCGCGGCTGTGGGAGGGCGACTGCCTCTCCGTGGACTACGGCGAAGCGGCGTATGACGTCATCCTGTTGCCGCAAATCATCCCCGCGCTGCCCTCCGAGTCCCTGCCCGGCTTCTTCGCGAAGCTGGCCCGTGCGCTGCGCCCCGGCGGCGTGTTGCTCATCTCGGGGTATCTCCTGACGGACCGTCGCGACGGTCCGCTCGACGCGCTCTACTTCGCGCTGCGGCGGTACGTGTCGAATGAGGGCGACGTGCTCTCGATGCCGGAGTTCCGCGCCCTGCTGAACCCCGTGGGGCTCACCTCCGCGCGGGGCTTCGACCTGCCCATCCAGCAGGTCGTCGTCGCGCATCGGGGCGAGCACGCCTGGCCGGAGGGCGCGGCGTAG
- a CDS encoding ABC transporter permease: MGSLGQLILMRLRVMYRQPEVIGWTFVFPIVTTLVLGLAFRNEALSPVRVAVADGPGAPALMARLRDVPELETQTAPKEEAKRLLARGRVALVLVPGTPAPEALVDPSQPEGRTARLLVSQVLATESGAPRIEAVKATPVEEPGNRYVDFLIPGLLGMSLMSTSLWALAMPLVSMRGGKLLKRLAGTPMPRAQFFVSFMLARTAFAVLEIAFYCAFARWMFGVPMFGSYTALMAVGLLGSMSFASLALLVASRVRTDEAVGGLINLVSMPMMFVSGVFFASQNFPTWMQPFIQVLPLTALNDSLRAIMLEGTSVWALGAPLAVLAGWALLPVLGALRWFRWM, encoded by the coding sequence ATGGGCTCGCTGGGACAGCTGATTCTGATGCGCCTGCGGGTGATGTACCGCCAGCCCGAGGTGATTGGGTGGACGTTCGTCTTCCCCATCGTCACCACGCTGGTGCTGGGGCTCGCCTTCCGCAATGAGGCCCTGTCACCGGTGCGGGTCGCCGTCGCGGACGGCCCCGGCGCCCCCGCGTTGATGGCCCGCCTGCGCGACGTGCCGGAGCTGGAGACGCAGACCGCGCCGAAGGAGGAGGCGAAGCGGCTGTTGGCCCGAGGGAGGGTGGCCCTGGTGCTCGTGCCGGGGACTCCAGCCCCCGAGGCCCTGGTGGACCCGAGCCAACCCGAAGGCCGCACGGCCCGGCTGCTCGTCTCCCAGGTGCTGGCGACCGAGTCCGGCGCGCCCCGCATCGAGGCGGTGAAGGCGACCCCCGTGGAGGAGCCGGGCAATCGCTACGTCGACTTCCTCATCCCGGGGCTCCTGGGCATGTCGTTGATGTCCACCAGCCTGTGGGCCCTCGCCATGCCCCTGGTGTCGATGCGCGGCGGGAAGCTGCTCAAGCGGCTGGCGGGGACGCCCATGCCTCGCGCCCAGTTCTTCGTGTCGTTCATGCTGGCGCGCACCGCGTTCGCGGTGCTGGAGATTGCGTTCTACTGCGCGTTCGCGCGGTGGATGTTCGGCGTGCCCATGTTCGGCAGCTACACGGCCCTCATGGCGGTGGGGCTGCTTGGGTCGATGAGCTTCGCATCCCTCGCGCTGCTCGTGGCCAGCCGGGTGCGCACCGACGAGGCGGTCGGTGGCCTCATCAACCTGGTCTCCATGCCGATGATGTTCGTGTCCGGCGTCTTCTTCGCGTCGCAGAACTTCCCCACGTGGATGCAGCCCTTCATCCAGGTGCTGCCATTGACCGCGCTCAATGACTCGCTGCGCGCCATCATGTTGGAAGGCACGTCCGTGTGGGCGCTCGGAGCGCCCCTGGCGGTGCTCGCGGGCTGGGCGCTCCTGCCCGTGCTGGGCGCGCTGCGTTGGTTCCGTTGGATGTGA
- a CDS encoding ABC transporter ATP-binding protein: protein MTPSEDLAIEVKNLVKRFGDVVAVDGIDLDIRRGECMGLLGPNGAGKTTTVEILEGLQEPTSGQVRILGLDWKKNAVELRRRMGLTLQETRLVEQLTVEETVRLFASFYPRALPIDELIGLVQLGEKRHARVGKLSGGQRQRLALALGLAGDPDLLFLDEPTTGLDPQSRRALWDVVAELKSRGRTVVLTTHYMDEAEVLCDRLVIIDRGRVIARGTPPEIVATLGAEQVIELEAEPALDLERLRPLPAVVSAQRHADRVSLRVKELHVALPAVLREVEGVGVQLRHLSTHRPTLDDVFVGLTGRSLREGTAQEAA from the coding sequence ATGACTCCCTCTGAAGACCTCGCCATCGAGGTGAAGAACCTGGTCAAGCGCTTCGGCGATGTCGTGGCCGTGGACGGCATCGACCTGGACATCCGCCGCGGCGAATGCATGGGCCTGCTGGGCCCCAACGGCGCCGGCAAGACCACCACCGTCGAAATCCTCGAGGGCCTGCAGGAGCCCACCTCCGGTCAGGTGCGCATCCTCGGCCTGGACTGGAAGAAGAACGCCGTGGAGCTGCGCCGGCGCATGGGCCTGACGCTCCAGGAGACCCGGCTCGTCGAGCAGCTCACCGTCGAGGAGACGGTGCGCCTGTTCGCCTCGTTCTATCCGCGCGCCCTCCCCATCGACGAGCTCATCGGCCTGGTGCAGCTTGGCGAGAAGCGTCATGCCCGCGTGGGGAAGCTGTCCGGCGGGCAGCGGCAGCGGCTGGCCCTGGCGCTGGGGCTGGCCGGAGACCCCGACCTGCTGTTCCTCGATGAGCCCACCACGGGCCTGGACCCCCAGTCGCGCCGTGCGCTCTGGGACGTGGTCGCCGAGCTCAAGTCTCGAGGCCGCACGGTGGTGCTGACCACTCACTACATGGACGAGGCCGAGGTGCTCTGCGACCGGCTGGTCATCATCGACCGGGGGCGCGTCATCGCGCGGGGCACGCCTCCGGAAATCGTCGCCACGCTGGGCGCCGAGCAGGTCATCGAGCTGGAGGCCGAGCCCGCCCTGGACCTGGAGCGGCTGCGCCCATTGCCCGCGGTGGTGTCCGCGCAACGCCACGCGGACCGCGTCTCCTTGCGAGTGAAGGAGCTGCACGTGGCGCTCCCCGCCGTGCTGCGCGAGGTGGAGGGCGTGGGTGTCCAGCTCCGGCATCTGTCCACGCACCGGCCCACGCTGGATGATGTCTTCGTGGGGTTGACGGGACGCTCGCTGCGCGAGGGAACAGCGCAGGAGGCCGCGTGA
- a CDS encoding lysophospholipid acyltransferase family protein, producing the protein MLRSIAVALSDGLDARVDRLALPFNEYGVDPYGISRKHVRDALRVFALIYRYYFRVKCHGIQHIPAKGRGMLVGNHSGGVAVDGAMVLTSTMLEMDPPRLAQGMVERFLHKFPVSSLWASRTGQFTGLPEHARRLLEDDRLLMIFPEGARGTAKLFPDRYSLVDFGTGFIRLALQTRSPIIPFAFLGGGSAIPTVFNAYALGKLLGVPYVPLTPYLLPVPLPVQLEIHYGEPLVFHGTGDEEDHVIEGYVAKVKERIAGLIERGRAERQHRGLSRKLLP; encoded by the coding sequence GTGCTACGGTCCATCGCCGTGGCCCTGAGCGATGGATTGGATGCACGGGTTGACCGGCTGGCGTTGCCGTTCAACGAGTATGGCGTAGACCCCTACGGAATCTCCCGGAAGCACGTGAGGGATGCGCTGCGCGTCTTCGCGCTCATCTACCGGTACTACTTCCGGGTGAAGTGCCACGGCATCCAGCACATCCCCGCGAAGGGGCGAGGGATGCTGGTGGGCAACCACTCCGGCGGCGTGGCGGTGGACGGCGCCATGGTGCTGACCTCCACGATGCTGGAGATGGACCCGCCGCGGCTGGCGCAAGGGATGGTGGAGCGATTCCTCCACAAGTTCCCCGTGTCCTCGCTCTGGGCCAGCCGTACGGGCCAGTTCACCGGCCTGCCCGAGCATGCGCGGCGGCTCTTGGAGGATGACCGGCTGTTGATGATCTTCCCGGAGGGGGCGCGAGGGACGGCGAAGCTGTTCCCGGACCGGTACTCGCTGGTGGACTTCGGCACGGGGTTCATCCGGCTGGCGTTGCAGACGCGCTCGCCCATCATCCCGTTCGCGTTCCTGGGGGGCGGCTCGGCGATTCCCACGGTGTTCAACGCGTATGCGCTGGGCAAGCTGCTGGGGGTTCCGTACGTGCCGCTGACGCCCTACCTGTTGCCCGTGCCGCTGCCGGTGCAGCTGGAGATTCACTATGGCGAGCCGCTCGTCTTCCATGGGACGGGGGATGAAGAGGACCACGTCATCGAGGGGTATGTGGCGAAGGTGAAGGAACGCATCGCGGGTCTCATCGAGCGCGGCCGGGCGGAGCGTCAGCACCGCGGGCTGTCGAGGAAGCTGCTGCCATGA
- a CDS encoding SDR family oxidoreductase, which produces MRVLIPGISGGIARKLALRLKHAGHEVAGVDVRPWETAREAGIEVFRGDVRKRAAEDVFRRWRPEAVVHMATVTAFTVPGAERGRINLDGTKAVFDHCATHGVKQLLFVGRHTFYGAAPDSPLYHSEDEPPRALEAIPELADLVASDLYAATALWRMPSLTTAVLRLPYTLGEPGTGTLATFLKGRRVPLVLGFDPLFHVLQEEDVVTALHLALEKQLRGIFNVAGPPPIPLSVIVRETGRTVVPLPAPVLSFLMGRAGLPRLSTGALDHLRYPIVVDNRRFLEATGFEYKHSVADTLRIYREAAPVPVSSGVL; this is translated from the coding sequence ATGAGGGTGCTCATCCCGGGTATCTCTGGAGGAATCGCGCGCAAGCTGGCGCTGCGGTTGAAGCACGCGGGCCACGAGGTGGCGGGAGTGGACGTGCGTCCGTGGGAGACGGCGCGCGAGGCGGGCATCGAGGTCTTCCGGGGCGACGTGCGCAAGCGCGCGGCGGAGGACGTGTTCCGCCGGTGGCGTCCGGAGGCGGTGGTCCACATGGCCACGGTGACGGCGTTCACGGTTCCGGGCGCGGAGCGAGGGCGCATCAACCTGGACGGCACGAAGGCGGTGTTCGACCACTGCGCGACGCACGGGGTGAAGCAGCTGCTCTTCGTGGGGCGGCACACGTTCTACGGGGCGGCGCCGGATTCGCCGCTGTACCACTCCGAGGACGAGCCGCCGCGGGCGCTGGAGGCCATTCCGGAGCTGGCGGACCTGGTGGCATCGGACCTGTATGCGGCGACGGCGCTGTGGCGGATGCCGTCGCTGACGACGGCGGTGTTGCGGCTGCCGTACACGTTGGGAGAGCCGGGGACGGGGACGTTGGCGACGTTCCTGAAGGGCCGGCGGGTGCCGTTGGTGTTGGGGTTTGACCCGTTGTTCCACGTGCTCCAGGAGGAGGACGTGGTGACGGCGCTGCATCTGGCATTGGAGAAGCAGCTGCGCGGCATCTTCAACGTGGCGGGGCCTCCGCCGATTCCGTTGTCTGTCATCGTGAGGGAGACGGGCCGCACGGTGGTGCCGTTGCCGGCGCCTGTGTTGTCATTCCTGATGGGAAGGGCGGGGTTGCCGCGACTCTCCACGGGTGCGCTGGACCACCTGCGCTATCCCATCGTCGTGGACAACCGCCGGTTCCTGGAGGCGACGGGGTTCGAATACAAGCACAGCGTCGCTGACACGCTGCGCATCTACCGCGAGGCGGCTCCGGTTCCTGTCTCCAGCGGCGTGCTTTAG